One Oceanivirga salmonicida genomic window carries:
- a CDS encoding family 1 glycosylhydrolase, translated as DLKAARIAELFASKSFLDPSVKGFYPDELIEIIKKHDLMPEYTREELDIIRNNTVNILGINYYQPLNHI; from the coding sequence GATTTAAAGGCTGCTAGAATAGCAGAATTATTTGCCAGTAAATCATTTTTAGACCCGAGTGTTAAAGGTTTTTACCCAGATGAATTAATAGAGATAATAAAAAAACATGATTTAATGCCTGAATATACTAGGGAAGAGTTAGATATAATAAGAAATAATACAGTTAATATATTGGGAATAAACTATTACCAGCCTTTAAATCATATTTA